In Musa acuminata AAA Group cultivar baxijiao chromosome BXJ2-3, Cavendish_Baxijiao_AAA, whole genome shotgun sequence, the following proteins share a genomic window:
- the LOC103978411 gene encoding hexosyltransferase GAUT11 produces the protein MRRRAAEFRRPARRRLSYWICLLLGVFVAAGFVLFVFQHHHQDRLEPPVRDKVPADKEIPHETQNLGQELLNTTSFARQLADQMTLAKAYVIIAKEHNNLRLAWELSSQVRNGQRLLSRAAVRGKRITLEEAHPIVSRLAHLIYKAQDSNYDISTMITTLKSHSLALEERANAATVQSAEFGKLAAEAMPKSLHCLNIKLTEEWFRNPSYRQLSEEGRNLPLLVDNNLYHLCIFSDNVLATSVVVNSTASNADYPQQLVFHVVTDSINYQAMTTWFLRNEFRGCTVEVLSIDDLVWLNASFSPMVKRIMSAETQASYFAGNSKDQSRETKLKDPNYASLLNHLRFYIPQIQPQLEKVVFLDDDVVVQKDLTPLFSVDLHGNVIGAVETCLEAFHRFYRYLNFSNPIISSKFDPQACGWAFGMNIFDLVAWKKANVTDKYHYWQEQNADRMLWKTGTLAPGLLAFYGLMEPLDRRWHILGLGYDSSVDDRLIESAAVVHFNGNMKPWHKLAISKYKHLWEQYVNLSDPIIKDCIMH, from the exons ATGCGGCGGAGGGCGGCCGAGTTCCGGCGCCCGGCCAGAAGGCGGCTCTCCTACTGGATCTGCTTGCTCCTCGGCGTCTTTGTCGCCGCGGGGTTCGTCCTCTTCGTCTTTCAACACCATCATCAAGATCGGCTCGAGCCGCCCGTGAGG GACAAGGTTCCAGCTGATAAGGAAATCCCTCATGAAACACAAAACCTTGGCCAGGAACTGTTAAATACTACTTCCTTTGCCAGACAACTTGCTGACCAGATGACACTAGCCAAGGCATATGTAATCATAGCCAAGGAGCATAACAACCTTCGGCTTGCTTGGGAGCTCAGCTCGCAGGTAAGGAATGGTCAACGGTTGCTCTCTCGAGCAGCTGTCAGAGGTAAACGAATCACTCTAGAAGAAGCACATCCGATAGTTAGTCGACTAGCACATCTTATATATAAGGCCCAAGATTCCAATTATGATATCAGCACAATGATAACAACACTGAAGAGCCACTCCCTTGCTCTTGAGGAGCGTGCAAATGCAGCAACTGTGCAGAGTGCAGAGTTTGGTAAATTAGCTGCAGAAGCCATGCCCAAAAGTCTCcactgtttaaacataaaactcacAGAGGAGTGGTTTAGAAATCCATCTTATAGACAACTATCAGAAGAGGGAAGGAACTTGCCTCTACTTGTTGACAATAATCTATACCATTTGTGTATATTCTCTGATAATGTACTGGCAACTTCTGTTGTCGTGAATTCCACAGCCTCTAATGCTGATTATCCACAGCAGCTTGTGTTTCATGTGGTCACAGACAGTATCAATTACCAAGCTATGACTACTTGGTTTCTCAGGAACGAATTCAGAGGATGTACAGTCGAAGTTCTAAGCATCGACGACCTAGTTTGGTTGAATGCCTCTTTCTCTCCAATGGTCAAAAGAATAATGAGTGCTGAAACCCAGGCTTCTTACTTTGCTGGTAATTCAAAAGATCAGAGTAGGGAAACAAAGTTGAAGGACCCTAATTATGCTTCTTTGTTGAATCACTTGCGCTTCTACATCCCACAGATACAGCCACAGTTGGAAAAGGTGGtgtttcttgatgatgatgtggtGGTACAGAAGGATTTAACCCCTTTGTTCTCAGTGGATTTGCACGGGAATGTTATTGGAGCTGTGGAGACTTGTCTAGAAGCATTCCATAGGTTCTACAGGTATCTCAATTTCTCCAATCCAATCATTAGCTCAAAATTTGATCCACAAGCATGCGGATGGGCTTTTGGGATGAACATCTTTGACCTCGTAGCATGGAAGAAGGCAAATGTTACTGACAAGTATCACTACTGGCAGGAGCAGAATGCCGACCGGATGCTCTGGAAGACAGGGACTCTTGCTCCTGGCCTTCTGGCATTCTATGGGCTGATGGAACCCCTTGATCGAAGATGGCACATACTCGGATTGGGTTATGACTCCAGTGTCGATGATAGGTTGATTGAGAGTGCGGCTGTGGTGCACTTCAATGGGAACATGAAGCCGTGGCATAAATTAGCTATAAGCAAGTATAAGCATTTATGGGAACAATACGTCAATTTATCTGATCCAATTATTAAAGATTGCATAATGCACTGA
- the LOC103978436 gene encoding uncharacterized protein LOC103978436: MGRTSTRLTGFCLSSVATRVKLPSPPPIKPRPLYREKLMVGGAKEATEGGRRIMVVVDRSPEAKAALQWALSHSVRSDDTVVLVQTVRPSCKHGERLQRERDPKGLELLHAMKSICRANKPEVQVEMAVVEGEERGPAILEEARKQGASLLVMGQKHSSMAWRLITAWAGNKAGGGDTVDYCVRNAACMAAAVRRKSSRGGGYLITTKRHKDFWLLA; encoded by the exons ATGGGGAGGACCAGCACGAGACTAACGGGATTCTGCTTGAGCAGTGTCGCCACTCGCGTCAAGCTCCCGTCCCCGCCGCCGATCAAACCGAGGCCTCTCTACCGTGAGAAGCTGATGGTGGGTGGAGCTAAGGAAGCGACGGAGGGCGGTCGGAGGATCATGGTCGTCGTCGACCGGAGCCCCGAGGCCAAGGCTGCTCTGCAATGGGCGCTGTCGCACTCGGTCCGTAGCGACGACACCGTCGTCCTGGTTCAGACCGTGAGGCCTTCCTGTAAGCACG GTGAGAGATTGCAGAGGGAGAGAGATCCAAAAGGCTTGGAGCTCCTGCATGCCATGAAGAGCATTTGCCGAGCGAACAAACCTGAG GTGCAGGTTGAGATGGCGGTGGTGGAAGGGGAAGAACGAGGGCCGGCGATCCTGGAAGAGGCGAGGAAGCAGGGCGCCTCCCTGCTCGTCATGGGGCAGAAGCACAGCTCCATGGCGTGGCGATTGATCACGGCGTGGGCAGGCAACAAGGCCGGCGGAGGCGACACCGTCGACTACTGCGTTCGGAACGCCGCTTGCATGGCTGCCGCCGTGAGGAGGAAGAGCAGCAGAGGCGGCGGCTACTTGATCACCACCAAGCGGCACAAGGACTTCTGGCTTTTAGCTTAA